Genomic DNA from Anabaena sphaerica FACHB-251:
CTTTGCCAAATTCAAAGTTTAGATATTCAGCCCAGTGCAGAATTGGCGTTCCCACAGCATAACCAACAATTAATGCTCCCATCATCGTGCTGCTAAATAAGGCATTAGCCGCCATTAAATTCTCTCGTTTTACCATCAGGGGAATAGTGGCTTGTTCCGCTGGGGCAAAAAACTGCGTCACTGTGGAAATACCGAAATTAAGTGTTAATAATATCCATAGCTGCCTTGGCAAGAAAGGTATACTCAGTGTCAATAGCCCCCGCACAAAGTCAGAACCAACCATAATTAACTTTTTTGGCATCCTGTCAACAATTACACCACCCGCAGATCCAAAAAAAATAGCTGGCAGGGTAAATGCCATATATAGATAAAAGCGCCCAGTGCCTTCTGACAAATTGGCAGGTAGGTATTTTTTCTCTAACAAATCAATCATTAGGATCAGTAATACTTTATCTGCCAGTTGGGAAACCAGTTGCCCGATCCACAGGAGCATAAAATTACGGTTTTTTAGCAGTGCGCCAAAGCCGCTATTAACAGCAGTCGGTTCAGTGGGAAACATTTAGATACTAGGGAATAGGTGATAGGTGACAGGAGGCAGGGGCAGGGGGCAGGGCGCAGGGGGCAGGGGAGAGGTATTTTCCCCCTTGCTCCCTGCGAGAAAGCTCCTTGTTTTCTTCCCCCATCTCCCCAGTCCTCTTTTATTCATAGCGTTTTAACAATAGATGAAGGAATTCAGCAGCATTCAGGGAATTTGGAGGCTGGGGAAACCCAATTGATGGATCTGCCCAATGACCTTGTACTTGTTGGGGCGATCGCCACATTGATAAATGATCAACTGGTGGGTCGGCGTAAAAATTATCTTCCCCACTACCTAAAATAACAGAACTCCAATGGGTAAAATAATCATGACTCAGGCGATGTATGGGAAAATTACCCCATAGTGGGACTCCCCAACCATCTATAGCAATAAACGCTTTGACATTACCGCCCTGGAGTTGCCATTTCGTCGCCGCACCTATAGCCCCAACTACACCAGCACTAAAGCCAATGAATATAACAGGCGATTCTAGCTTATTACTCAAGCGATCGCGCAAAAACAGCAAAATATGAAGTGCTGATAAAGTTAAAATCCCTTCTCCCGAAAAAACCAGTATATCAGGCTGATTTTCATTGTTTGATCTATCTGTTGCTGAATCTAACCACCCTGTGATAAAGCTTTTCGTTAATTCTGGTTCATGAATACCGGCGCAAATAATTATTTTCATTAGCTTTTTAAGCCGCCTGCTAATTGTGATCTACATCAGGCATGGGTAACAAAATACTCTAACTGCTATGTAAGGTAATAGCAACACTATGTTTCACTATGTCTTTAGTTGTATATTTTTATGTTCATATCTATCCTATCCCCCTGGATGGGATAATAATTAATGAGTATGGGGAATAATACAGTTATTCCCTTTGAGGATCTCTCCATTTTGCTTATATCGAGGAAATTATTGTGGTTGCAACTCCAGAAAAACTGCAACATACTCACGAGCATCTACCAGGCCATGACCGCGTAGCTGTATTGCTCATGGGCTATGGCGAAGTCGAAAGCTACGAAGATTTCGCTAATTATAATGAACAGGCTTTAAATCTACTCACTGCCAAATTCGCACCAGTCCCCACTTGGATTTATCCCCCCCTTGCAAAGCTGTTGGCGTTATTTGACCGCCATGAATGGGGACACACACACCATGATTTCATCTCTCCACATAATGCCATTTTTGAACGGCAACGGGCTGGAATTGAACACGAATTACAACATAAATGGGGTGGTGGTGTTCAAGTTTTCAAGGCTTTTAACTTTTGCGCTCCTTTTCTGCCTAACCAGGTTTTAGCAGAAATTAAAAAGCAGGGCTTTAGCAAAATTCTCATTTACCCGCTTTTGGTTGTAGATTCCATTTTTACCAGTGGCATTGCCATTGAGCAAGTTAATAATGCTCTGGTCGAATTAGCTGATGGTGATGAACACTGGGTGAAAGCACAGCGATATATTCCCTCTTTCTACAATGAGCCAGAATATATTAATTTAATGGCGCAGTTGGTAGAAGAGAAAATTAACACTGATTTATCAGCAGCTTATTTACCTTCACAAATTGGCATTGTGTTGATGAATCACGGTTGTCCTCACAAAGCCAAAGGCTTTACATCAGGAATTGATGAAAGTCAAGCACTTTATGAATTAGTCAGAGAAAAATTAATTAATCGTTATCCTTTAATTTCTGTGGGTTGGCTTAATCACGACACACCGCTAATTGAATGGACACAGCCAAATGCTACCCAAGCTGCAAAAAACCTAATTCAATTGGGTGCAAAGGTGATTATCTTCATGCCTATTGGCTTTGCTACAGAAAACCACGAAACGCTGTTAGATGTTCATCACATCATTCATGACTTAGAAAAACAGCATTCTGGTGTGGATTATTTACAAATGGCTTGTGTAAATGACGATCCCCAATTTTTGGATATGGCTGCTAAATGGGCAAATGCTCATATTGCAGAGTTGATGCAAGAGGAAGGTCAGGAAGTTAATCGTGAGTTAGCTTTACATCATCATCACCATCATCATTAATTAGGTGACAGGTGACAGGGAAGAGGGGAACAGAAGAAGAATAGCTTCTTACCTCTTGCCTCTTACCTTAAGTTTCAATGTTAATCTGGAACTAACTACAAGACAGGTAACAGTTTCAGGAGGGAAGGATGACACAAGCTAACTTATCTTCAGCTATGGCTGTGAATATCCCTACTACAATAACTTTGAAAATCTCTCATGAGCAGTTTGTTGATTTGGCGATCGCAAATCGAGATTTACAATTAGAACGAACTGCTACGGGAGAATTAATTATTATGCCACCTACCGGAAGTTATACCGGAAAAAGAAATTTTGATATTGCTGGACAACTGTGGTTGTGGAATCGTCAGACTAAATTAGGAGAAGCTTTCGACTCTTCAACAGGCTTTCATCTTCCTAATGGTGCTGACCGTTCTCCTGATGCAGCTTGGGTAAAACAAGAAAAATGGGATGCTCTCAGTTTAGAAGAACAGGAAAGTTTTGCACCTATTTGTCCTGATTTTGTGCTGGAATTACGTTCTAAAACTGATTCTCTGGAAAAGTTGCAAGCGAAGATGAGAGAATATATAGAAAATGGTGCTAGTTTAGGTTGGTTGATTGACCGGAAAAATCAACGAGTAGAAATTTATCGTCCTGGTAAAGATGTGGAAGTTTTAGATCATCCTGTAAGTTTGTCTGGGGAAGATGTTTTACCTGGGTTTGTTTTGGATTTAATTGAAGTTTGGAGTTGAGAATATAAGGAGAAATCATGACCCTAGATACAGATATTTTTCAAACACTTATCAAAATGCCAGAGTCTCTAAAAAAAGAGATATTGCATTATGCAGAATATCTACTTGAGAAACACGCAAAGATTGAATCTTCTCAAGAACAGCTTGAACAATTTCATCGTTATGGTAGTTGGTCTGGTCAAATCATTATGTCTGATGATTTTGATGAACCTTTAGAAGATATGAAGGAATATATGTAACATGAAATCACTTTTAGATACTCATGCTATTCTTTGGTACTTACTTGGTGATGCCAATTTAGGAGCTACAGCAAAAGAAGTTATTGATAGTCAAACAGGTTTGTATTTTAGTATTGCCAGCCTTTGGGAAATATCTATTAAAATCAATCTGGGTAAATTGCAACTCAATCGATCATTTCAAGAATTACAGAAGGAATTGCAATATGTTAACGCTCAAATTTTACCGATTACATTTCAAGATGTTGAAATTTATATGAGTCTGCCCCTGCATCATCGTGATCCTTTTGACCGGATTCTGGTGGCACAAGCTATAAATCATTCTCTGGTTTTAGTTAGTCGTGATGTAGCTTTTGATGCCTATTCTATTCAGCGTTTGTGGTCATGAAGAAAACAAAAACTACCAATTATTTTAAAACTTTACGCCATGAAGCATGAATACGTGATTTACCTGGCACGATTTCTATAAGTCCTTTTTTCCGCAGTCTATAAAATATATTTTTAATTACTGTACCTGATTCAACTCCAGTAAGTTCTCTGGCTTCACGATTCGTTATTTCTGAATGTGTGTCAAGATAGTTCATAACTAATAGCTCATACTCTGGATAATTTTCATATATTGAAGTTGTATCTTCTGGATCTGTATCAATAGTTCCAACTTTACGCCAAGCCGCATTACTTTTTGATCTTCCGGGAACAGGCTCAATTAGTCTACTATCTCGTAATCTGTAAAATGCTGCTTTGATAGTACCTTCTGAACGAATTCCAGTTTCTTTTCGAGCGATTTTATTAGTAATTTCTTTGTGCTTCTCTAGATATGACATTATAGTTGTTTCTAGCGAAGCTAGAGGTTCATGTTTAATGTGTACAGCAACAGAGTTTTCTTGTTCACATATTTCAGGAGGTTGTAGTCTTAACCTAGCCATTGCGTGGAAAGCAGTATTCAAGCCTTCTCCAACATCCTTATTGGGTGGATTAGGAAATTTGTTGATGATACGAACAATAGCTCCGTTCCGTGCATATTGCTCTTTAAGAATATTTTTTACCGTAATGTGACCAGGCAGTTTTCCTGGATTTTCAATTTCGATTCTATTGTCAAAAATGCGAATGTGAGTATCAGAGGCTATACTGTAGTCTCTATGTAGCAAAGCATTTGTTAAAATTTCATGTATGGCTTCTTCTGGATATTTGATTGATTCTAATCCTTTATCTCCTACTTTTGGTATTTCTTCAACAATTTCTATCGTTTTAGCTAAAGCTTGCTGAATTTGATCATACAGACAACCTTCAATAGTGATTGGATCAAAGGCTAAAGTTTCTCTTGTTCCTTCTACATCTTTTGTTCTGTATCTATAAATTTTCACTCCGCAATGCTTTGGTAAAATGGCTTGAGGCTCAT
This window encodes:
- a CDS encoding ferrochelatase, translating into MVATPEKLQHTHEHLPGHDRVAVLLMGYGEVESYEDFANYNEQALNLLTAKFAPVPTWIYPPLAKLLALFDRHEWGHTHHDFISPHNAIFERQRAGIEHELQHKWGGGVQVFKAFNFCAPFLPNQVLAEIKKQGFSKILIYPLLVVDSIFTSGIAIEQVNNALVELADGDEHWVKAQRYIPSFYNEPEYINLMAQLVEEKINTDLSAAYLPSQIGIVLMNHGCPHKAKGFTSGIDESQALYELVREKLINRYPLISVGWLNHDTPLIEWTQPNATQAAKNLIQLGAKVIIFMPIGFATENHETLLDVHHIIHDLEKQHSGVDYLQMACVNDDPQFLDMAAKWANAHIAELMQEEGQEVNRELALHHHHHHH
- a CDS encoding Uma2 family endonuclease; this translates as MTQANLSSAMAVNIPTTITLKISHEQFVDLAIANRDLQLERTATGELIIMPPTGSYTGKRNFDIAGQLWLWNRQTKLGEAFDSSTGFHLPNGADRSPDAAWVKQEKWDALSLEEQESFAPICPDFVLELRSKTDSLEKLQAKMREYIENGASLGWLIDRKNQRVEIYRPGKDVEVLDHPVSLSGEDVLPGFVLDLIEVWS
- a CDS encoding DUF2281 domain-containing protein, which encodes MTLDTDIFQTLIKMPESLKKEILHYAEYLLEKHAKIESSQEQLEQFHRYGSWSGQIIMSDDFDEPLEDMKEYM
- a CDS encoding type II toxin-antitoxin system VapC family toxin produces the protein MKSLLDTHAILWYLLGDANLGATAKEVIDSQTGLYFSIASLWEISIKINLGKLQLNRSFQELQKELQYVNAQILPITFQDVEIYMSLPLHHRDPFDRILVAQAINHSLVLVSRDVAFDAYSIQRLWS
- a CDS encoding ATP-binding protein; this encodes MAIEVVPITSDQLNQILIAEESHFLDLKAIDVQPRKLCKFISGFANADGGELFIGIDESIVDDKKIRHWHGFSDQEAANGHLQIFEYLFPLGDDCSYTFLTSEGYPGLVLQVTIFKSRRIVEASDGIPYLRRGAQTLPVKGDKALERLKLDKGIESFERSTIGVELELITTSQVMSTFINAVVPTTEAELWLKKQQLIQKDKPTIGGILLFADEPQAILPKHCGVKIYRYRTKDVEGTRETLAFDPITIEGCLYDQIQQALAKTIEIVEEIPKVGDKGLESIKYPEEAIHEILTNALLHRDYSIASDTHIRIFDNRIEIENPGKLPGHITVKNILKEQYARNGAIVRIINKFPNPPNKDVGEGLNTAFHAMARLRLQPPEICEQENSVAVHIKHEPLASLETTIMSYLEKHKEITNKIARKETGIRSEGTIKAAFYRLRDSRLIEPVPGRSKSNAAWRKVGTIDTDPEDTTSIYENYPEYELLVMNYLDTHSEITNREARELTGVESGTVIKNIFYRLRKKGLIEIVPGKSRIHASWRKVLK